Part of the Roseobacter litoralis Och 149 genome, CCCTGACCCACTGCGGCCAAGACAACCGGTTCATAGCTGGATTTGGCGCCGGAATGCGGCATACCGACCATCACAACTTTACCCCCGGATGCAAGATAACGGGGGGCTTGATCGTAGGCGGGGATCGCACCGACAGTGACGATGACGGCGTCCGCACCGCGCCCGCCCAAGGCCTCAAATGCCGCGCGCCACGGTTTGTCTGTTGTGCCCAGAACGCCGTGTGTCGCGCCGAAATCCTTGGCTGTTTCCAGCTTGTCTTCGCTCATGTCGACAGCCACGATGCGGCGCGCCCCGGCGATCCGCGCCCCTTGTATCGCGTTCAATCCGACACCTCCGGCACCAATGACAACGACGTCCTGCCCGGCGCGCAGGCCCGCAGCGTTCACCACGGCCCCCACACCTGTAATGACGCCGCACGCGATCAGGCTGGCCGCGTCCTTGGGCACAGTAGGGTCAATTCGCACGACCTGATTTTGATCAACAACGACTTTTTCAGCAAAACCTCCGGTGGCCATCGCCTGATGCAGCCTGCCCCCGTCAGCGGTTGTGATCGGCCCCGCATCCCCGTCATAGG contains:
- a CDS encoding Zn-dependent alcohol dehydrogenase, giving the protein MQKVKAAVCHEFSAPLVIEDILLRAPERGEIEVTLDAVAICHSDISFAQGAWGGSLPAVYGHEAAGRVSALGSGITGLNLGDSVVVTLIRACGTCCSCAGGKPTLCDTPYDGDAGPITTADGGRLHQAMATGGFAEKVVVDQNQVVRIDPTVPKDAASLIACGVITGVGAVVNAAGLRAGQDVVVIGAGGVGLNAIQGARIAGARRIVAVDMSEDKLETAKDFGATHGVLGTTDKPWRAAFEALGGRGADAVIVTVGAIPAYDQAPRYLASGGKVVMVGMPHSGAKSSYEPVVLAAVGQGMIGSKMGDVVIQRDIPWMVDLYLQGRLKLDELISGRWSLDQINEAIADTKAGAARRNVIVFDT